The Geotoga petraea genome includes the window GAAATAATGTATTTGGTGGTTTTTGCAATAATGCTTTTTTTGATAATTCAACATATAATAACCAACAATATTTTTTACCATTTTAACAACATATCTTATTCTCTTTTAAACTTAAAAAAAGGGAATTACAATTTGGACATGAAAGGGAGAAAGACAAAAGAAATTGAAGATCTCTATGCCAATTTTTCAGACGTGATAGGAAAGATTAATTCCTTAAACCAAGAAACGATAATTGATCCTTTAACCAACTTGTACAATAGAAGATATTTATCCAGACAACTGGAAGATCTAAAGAAAAACAACGAAGATTATTCTATATTAATGCTTGATATAGACGACTTTAAGGTAGCTAATGATAAGTTTGGGCATAATTTTGGTGATTTTGTTTTGAAAAAAATTGGTTATATGATATATTCAAATGTAAGGAATGAAGATACTGCATTAAGATATGGAGGAGAGGAATTTCTTGTTATCTTTAGAGGTAAGGACAAAGAAATTATACAAAAGCTTTCAGAGAATATCAGAGAAAATATTGAAAGAACAATATGGCCAAAAGATATAAAAATTACCGTTAGTGGAGGTTTATCGTTCTACGATAACAAAGAAGATTTGATTAAACATGCCGACGAACTACTTTATAAATCTAAAACAGAAGGTAAGAATAAAATATACACTGAATAATGGAGGGTTTTTCTTGAGGTATTTTATTAAAATTGTTATTTCGGCATTATTGATATTTGCCATATCAGAAGCTTCGAAAAGATTCACAGCCTTTGGGGCTTTAATAGCTTCTTTGCCTTTAACGTCTATTATAGCAATTATTTGGCTGTACAACGATACCCACGATATTTCAAAAATTGCAAATCTTTCATGGAATATTTTTTGGTTTGTCATACCTTCGCTGTTATTTTTTATTTTGTTGCCAATTTTTTTAACAAAATTCAATTTAAATTTTTTCCTTTCTATGGTTTTATCTTCTTCTGCTACAATAGTTTTTTACTTCATATTTGCAAGATTATTGTCAAAATTCAACATACAAATATAAAATGTCACTCCATAAGGAGTGACATTTTTTTAACCTAAAAATATATTATACCCAATATAAAATATGTATGATGAAACTAAAATTGCCCCCAAAAGTCTTCCTGCATTTCTTTTTTTATTTAATAAAATTCCAATTAACAATCCAACTACTATAATCACACCAAAGATGGCGTCAAAGCTTAACGACCTGTCTGGAGATATTGTTCCGAATAGAGAAGAAATACCAAGAATCGTTAATATGTTGAACACGTTAGAACCTATAATATTTCCAACCAAGATATCGTTTGTGTTTTTCCTTGATGCTGTAATTGCAGTTACCAATTCGGGGAGTGAAGTTCCAAAAGCAACTATGGTAACGGAAATTAACGCTTCTGACATGCCTAATATTCTTGCAAATTCGATAGAGTATCTTACTGTTAATTCTCCGCCACCAGCGAGCATTCCAATACCTAATAATGATAAAAATGCTATCTTACCCCATGACATATGATCTGTTTCTTCCACTTCGTCTATTTCCGAAAGGATTTGTTCTCTGATTTTTTTGTCACTTTTTGCCATTGTGTAGAGGTAAGCTATGAAAATAACCATAAAAGTGAGTAAAATAATTCCATCCCATATTGTTATGGCTGGATTTTCAAAAAGCATGGCTGTTATAACTGTTGATATGAGAATTAAAAAAGGTATCTCATAACTAATTGTAGATTTATTGATTGGTGCGGGTTTTATTAAAATTGCTAATCCAAGGATCAAAGCTACGTTAGAAACGTTTGAACCAAGGACATTTCCCATTGCAATTCCAGAACCTTGAATTGTCGCAGAAACACCAACAAAAAGCTCTGGTGCCGATGTACCGAAAGCTACTAAAGTTAAGCCCGTAAATAACTCACTAACTCCTACTCTTTTTGAAAGTCCTACGGCCCCTTCAATTAAATAGTCTGCCCCTTTTGCCAAAAGAACTAATCCTATTGTTATAAAAACTAAAGACAGTATCAATTAAATCATCCTCTCTATTTATTATACTAATTATATATTACCATATTTAACTGTTTATTATTTTGTAGAAAAATTTATATAAAATTCAAAAAGATTGAAAAAGTTTATGTCAATCATCCTTTTTTTGATATAATTTTTTATATAATTGTGTAAAGGATGATTTTATGAAATATCTGATGATAGCGATAGGTTTTATTTCGGTAGGGTTAGGTGCAATAGGTGTTTTTTTACCAATTTTACCTACAACACCTTTCTTGTTGTTAGCAGCATGGCTTTTTTTAAGGAGTTCTGATCATTTCTACTATTGGTTGATGAATCATAGAGTTTTTGGGAAATATGTCAAAGATTATATAGAAGAAAAAGGAATTCGAAAAGGAATAAAAATATGGGCTTTGAGTTTACTTTGGACGTCTATAATTTTTTCATCATTTTTTATTCCGTTATGGGTAGGTAGAATAATGCTATATATAATTGCTTCGATAGTAACTATTCATATTTTAAAGTTAAAAACATTGTAAAAGAGCCCAAATGGGCTCTTAAATCATTTAAATATTGGAATAACGTAAAAAAGCACTGAAAAAACATGTGAAATACTTCCTGCTAAAACAAATACATGCCACAATGCATGATGATATTTCATCTTTCTCCAAACATAGAAAATAGTTCCAAAAGTGTATAAAATTCCTCCGAGCACTAACCAAAAAATTCCCCAAAAAGGTAGGTTTTCAACCAATTGATTCCATCCTATAACAACTAACCAGCCCATTCCTATGTATATAAGCGTAGAAATAAACATGAATTTTTTTACAAAAAATATTTTGAAAATGACTCCTACAATGGCTAATCCCCACGTAATTCCAAATAGTGTCCAACCCATAGTACCTCTTAAGGTAACCAAAGTAAAAGGAGTATACGTTCCAGCAATTAAAAAGTAAATTGCAGAATGATCGCAAATTTCTAAAATGTCTTTTGCTCGCCTATTTTTAACACCATGATACAAAGTAGAAAAGGTATACATAATTATTAAAGAAATACCAAAAACTGTGGCCCCGACAACATGCCAGGCAGTACCTTTTAAAGCTGCAAAAACTACCATTAAAACCAATGAAGCAATAGCCAATAATATGCCTATACCATGAATTATGGTGTTTGCTATTTCTTCATTTTTTGTATATTTTTCTATGTTTTCTTTATCAGCCATCAGATCACCTCCGTATATATTTTAAACTCTGATTATTTTTCTAAAATAAAGAACAATGAATTTCTCTTTGCTTGAACTTTTTTAAAATCATTCTTCCTTAATACTTTTTGTGAACCAATATTTTCTATATCTGTCTCGGCAATAAGTTTAGTTATATTCAAATTCTCTCTTATTATTTTTAGAAATAAATTAATAGCGTTAGTCATTATTCCCAAGTTCCAATAATTTTTGTTGATCCCATAACCAATTTCATAATAATCAGAAAAAATTTTTTGATTCATTTTACCTTTCAAACTTATAGTACCCACTATTCTATTCTCTGGGTTATAAACTATTGCACAAGTTGTGTGATCTTTGTAGTTCATTAAACCCATATTGATTTTATCTAATATATCTAACATAACTTCTTGGATTATTTTTGATTCTTGATTTCTACTTTGAGATAAATTATATTTTATTTCTAATTTCTCAGGACTTTTTAGCAGCATTTTCCACTCTTTAAAATCTAAACATATTAGTTTTACTTTTTTGTTCTCTACTAAGTTCATTTATGACCTCCACGTTTTCTTTTATATAAAGTAAATTATAACAAAATAATCAAAATTAAGGAAGGTTTTTAAGCTTGCTTATTATTCATTAATTATAATTAGAATATAATCGTGGGATTTTTAGAGAGGTATTTTTTAAAATGAAAAAAAATAGAAAAATAATATATAATATTATGGGGGCGATAAAATGAACATTACTCAAAAAAATCTTGTTAAAGCATTTTTATTTTCGTCGAAAAATCAAAATCTTTATGATTATTTTTCATCACAAGCTAAAAAAGAAGGCTTGATAACAGTTCAAAAACTTTTTGAAGAATTTGCTTTGTATGAAAGATCACACGCAAAGAACTTCTTGAGACTAATTGAATCAAAAGAGATATCTGTTGATTTTGATTACGATCATATTCCAATAAATAGTACAGTTGAGAATATTGAAAGCTTAATAAACGAGATTGAGAAGATAGAATATCTTTACGATGATTTTATAGAAGTTGCGAATAAAGAAAATCAAAATAAAGCATCAGCTAAGTTTTTAGCAATAAAAAAATCTCATGAATATAAGTTAACACAGTTGAAAAAGATTTTATCACAGATAGAAGAAAATAAAATGTTTAAAAATAAAGAGAAAATTTTTTGGAAATGTTTAAAGTGTGGTTATATAATAGAAGGGGAAACACCTCCAGAATTATGCCCAGCTTGTGGACATCCAAAAGGATATTTTGAAAAAATATTTTTATAAGGAGAGAGAGAAATGAGTGGTTTAAGTGATTATCCTTTTAGCTATAAATTAGGAAAAGAAGGGAAGGTTATGATCTTTTACAACGATAAGCAAGTAAAGGTCATAAATGGGAAAAAATCAAAATCTCTAATAGAGAAATTAGAACTGGCGAATGAAGATGAAGAACAGGTTATTTTGTCAAAAATAACTGGTAATTTTAAACGTGGAAATGAAAGAAAAGCAAAAACGAAAAAAGAAATATAAAAAAAGAGTCTGCAAAGCAGACTCTTTTTTTTGGCTCCGGCTGAGAGATTTGAACTCCCGACCTAGTGGTTAACAGCCACCCGCTCTACCGCTGAGCTAAGCCGGAATATATACCTGAAATAGATTATAACACGAATCCCCAATAAAATCAAGTTTTTTAAATTTTCATATATCCACCACGTAATAATTGCATTAGTGGTATTATATAAAAGAAGAAAAAATTTTAAAAGGAGAATCAGAATATGAAATGTCCGCTATGTGATTCAAAAAACGATAAATTTTTAAACCATAAAAACCGAAGTTTTTATCATTGCGATAATTGTGATGGGATATATGTTGACAAAGAAGATTATCTCGATGTTGAAGAAGAAAAGCAAAGATATTCAACACACAACAATACTATAGAAAACAAAGGGTATGTAAAAATGTTCCAAAGATTCTTGGACGATACTGTTAGAAAATTTTCTGATGATATAAACACAGTATTGGATTATGGCTGTGGCCCTGGACCTGTTTTAGCCGAGTTACTAAAAAAAGACGGTTTTGAGGTGGATTATTATGACCCAGTTTTTTACCCTGAAATTGACGAATCCAAAAAATACGATTTGGTAACATGTACCGAGGTTTTTGAACATTTTCACAATCCAAAAGAGAACATAAAAAAGATTTTGAAAAAAATAAAAAAAGGTGGATATTTAGCTGTTATGACCTATTTTCATGATGGAAAAGATGTTTTCAAAAACTGGTTTTACAAAGACGATCCAACTCACGTATTTTTTTATAACACAAATACTTTTAAATATATTGCCGATGAATTTAATTTAGAAATTCTTTTTAACAATTCAACAAAACATGTTTTATTAAAAAAACCAGACTAAGTCTGGTTTTTTTAATATAGGTCTTCCATTTGAATTATGATTTTATCTATTAATTTTTTAATTTGTTTGTCAGAATAATCTATTTCCTTTGTTCCATACTCTTTTTGTACAAATAAATCAGTCAATTCTTTAAACTCAGAACTTACAGGGACTGTTTCTAACAATTCATAAGGTGTAAGAAAAGAATACTCAGAATAAAAATTATTTCTTATAAATTTATATCCTTTGTCAATTAAATATATTCCTTCTTTATTGTAAACTTCTTTTTTTTCTTTTTCTATTTCTTTCTTTGTTTTTTGGTCTTTAGGTTTAGCTCTTTTAGACCTTATTATAAAAAAGACAATAACAGATAATACAACTAAGGTAGTTAAAAGATAGTATCTGATTATATTTTCGATAATCTTTAAAGCAGATGTTTTTTCTTCAAAACTTAGATTAGCGTAATCATCGATATTATCGATGTTATCCTGTGCTTTTAATATTGTCCTGTATATTAAGTTGCTTTCTATTTTTTCTTGGGTTAGTCCCGTACCATCGTCAGGGCTATAAGGTTTTAAATCGTTAAAATCAAACGCCAATATAGTGAATATAGAAAGAATCACAAAGAAAATGGATATAGCGGAATAAATTAAAGCTTTTCTGTTTTCATACATTTTGTGGTAAAAGAATATCCAAAGCAGTGTGAACAAAGCTACCAAAAGTATCAAACTCTGATAAATCATCAAATCTTGAGGTTCTTGTGATGATTGATATTCTCCTTGATTTGAAATAGAGATATTGTTTTTTGAGCTATTAGTTTCTTCTGGAATATTTTTGTTCTCTTGTACATTGTTTTTATTGCTTTCGGGTAAAAATTTTTCCTCTACAACTTCTTCCTGAGTAAGATTTTGTTTTTCTAAACTGTTGAATATTATAAAATTTTCATTAAAAAAGCTTAGTAGTAAAACTGGTATTAACAAGTATAAAAATATTTTTTTCTTCTCTTTTACATAGCTGAAAATCAAAATCCCTGCTAAAGTGATTATACTAATGATGAAATTTATGTTCATCATGAAATTATAATAAATTGCCATCGCTGTTATATAAGATATTATCCGCATTGGTGAAGAATTTTTTGATATTTGCAATAAAATAATTATTATTAGCATGTTAATAGCCGATAGAGATGGAATACTGGTTAAAAGAGTTATTATTAAATATGATAAATTCAATACTATGTTCAAGGGAAAATTCTTCCACACATATATTACAAGCGACATACCCAAAAAATAGTAATTGAAATTGCTGTAATCAAAAAAGCTAAGAATTATTAATAAAGGAAATATCCAATTTAACACTATTTTTTCTATTTTATTAGACACTTTGGAACACCTCTATTAGAGTATCATTAAAAGATACCAACCTCACAATTATATTGTTCTCTTCCAGAATTCTCGCTGATTTTTCTAAATCCTTCATCTCTTTTCTGAATGTTGTGTAAACATCTGCGTCGCTTTCCCAAACTTCTTTAAACCCTTGTGGGATGAGAAATACAATAACTTTTGCGGAAGAACTCTTTACTTTTATAATTTCTGGTAGACTGTTTTCGTCTAAAAATTGTGAAATGATTATAACAGTATCTTCAACAGTCATATAAGGGATCTCTTCTAACATTAGAGAATCGAGATCGTTTTCGGAGCTCATTTCTCCTTGCACATCAGAAAACTCGTTGAAATACATCTCCAAGTTGTTTCCTTTTAATTTCTTGATTTTTTTTGCGTTTATGGTGACGTTTAAAGATTCTTTTCTTTCACAGAATAGTTTTATAAGCCCTAAAGAAGCTTTTATTGCATAATTTTCGTAAATATTTCTCAAATCTTTCCAAATCAAATTGTTTATTGGTGACTTTTTTGAAATGTTCAAATCTGTGAACATATAAATTTTTCCAGTAGAGGTATAGTTGAATTTTTTAACCATAAGTTTATCCATCTTGGCTGTTGCTTTCCAATGAATTCTATTCATCGGTTCTCCGTTATATTCATCTATTTTATCTATATAAGTCGTGTCTTCCAATATGTTGTATTTAGATTTTCTTTCTGGGAGTAGCCTTTTTATCTCTTCTTTATCGAATTCCACTTTTGAATAATCGTGCAGAATTTTTATGCTCTGATTGTTTTCTACTTCTCTGTTTATTTCATATAAAAAATAATTGTTTAAGAGCGTTATGAAAGTATTACCATAATGATGTTCACCAGATGTGTTGAAATACATTCTGAATCTATATTCTTTTTCTTCCTCAGGCTCCAACTCCAGATCTACTTTTTTTGGAGTAACAGACATTACTTTTGAAGCTGGACTAATTTTTACGTTGATTTTTGTTTTTTCAACATTTTTAATTTTTACAGCGAGATAAAAACCTTCTTTTTTAAAAGCACTTTTGTATTCTGGTATAATTTCAATTTTTAAATTCTTAATAGCTTTATATTTTTTTGAATAATCCCACCAAAGAAAGATCGAAAAAATAAATAAAGCTATTGAAAAATAGTTGAAAACTATAATGTTTAGCGCTATTGAAAAAGCTGTTAATGCCAAAAGTGTGTTGTTATTTTTTGTCATTAAACCACCACTTGAACTTCATCGATTATTCTCCTTATAACTTCAATTTGTTCAACACCCTTAATCTTTGCTTCGGGATTCAATATAATTCTATGGCTTAGTACATATTCAGCGATTTCTTTTATATCATCTGGTATAACAAAGTCTCTATTTTTTATAGCCGCAAAGCTTTTAGATAGTTTCATAAGGGCTAACGAACCTCTTGGACTTGCACCAACTCTGATATCTTTATGATTTCTTGTTTTGTTTATAACTCTTATTATATAATTTTTCACTTCTTCAGAAACGGTTATATCTTTTATTTCATCTTTTGATTTATCTATTTCTTCATCATTTGCAACGGAGCTAATACTGTTTATAGGATGGCTTTTTTGTTGAGAATTGAGCATATTTATCTCTTCAGATGTTTCTGGATAACCAATGGACATTCTCACCATGAATCTGTCCATTTGGGCTTCGGGTAAAGGAAATGTTCCTTCGTATTCAATAGGGTTTTGAGTTGATATTATGAAAAAATCATCACTCAACCTATGTGTAGTCCCATCTATAGAAACTTGATTTTCAGCGAGAGCTTCTAACAAAGCTGACTGAGTTCTTGGTGTTGCCCTGTTGATTTCGTCTCCCAAAAGAATATCAGTGAAAACTGGACCTTTTTTTAGTTCAAAATCGTTTTTTTCTCTGTTGTAAATATTCAAACCAGTTAAATCAGAAGGCATTAAATCTGGAGTGAACTGTATTCTTTTAAAATCTAAGTTTAGAGTTTTTGCAAAAGCCCTTGATAACATGGTTTTTCCAGTTCCAGGTAAATCTTCTAAAAGAATGTGGCCTTCTGCCAAAAAGACTGCCGTTATCATTTCAATTTTTTCGTTTTTCCCTTTTATAACTTTTGAGACGTTTTCAATTATTTTTTTTGTGAGTTTTGACGATTCCATAAAGCACCTCCAAGTACTAACAATTATAAGATTTCTATAACATTTTAGCATACTTTACATAAAAAAGCTCCCCAAATGGGGAGCAGTTAAAACTCGAATTATTTTCTAAAAATTTTTATTGATTCATCATGTGTAAGTCTATTTGTGTAAATGGTATTGTAAGACCTTTTTCATCAAATTCTTTTTTGATTATCTTCGCTAATTCGTTTTTAGAAGAGAAGAAATCAGGCCTTTTTACCCAGTATCTAACAATAAAATCTATTGAAGAACTTCCATATTTCTGAAATAATACTGCAGGTTGATGGTCGTCGTCTATATATTTCATTTCAAAATTGTTTATAATTTCATTTAGTAATTCCATTGCTTTTGGTATGTCATCATCATAACTTATTCCAACTGATATTTCATTTCTTCTTATGTCTTCTGGCCAGTAGTGAATTATACTTGAATTCCATACGACCGTATTTGGTATGTCTATCATTTGGCCATCCCAAGTTTTTAGTTTTAAATGGTTTAGATTTATTTCTATTATAGATCCAGAATAATTATTTATTTCTACAGCTTCTCCCTCGACTACCAATTTGTTCATCATTATTAATATCCCATCTATCAAATTTCCTAAAGGCTCTTTAACAGCTAAACCTATTACAATACCACTAACTCCTAAGCCAGCAACCATAGGGCCTAAATTTTTGAATAATACAGAAATAATGATGAAAGCAGCAATTATATACATTGCTAAATTTATCAATGTTTTCATCGTTTTTTTATATTGAAATTTAATTTTTTTGGTTTTTTCTGATAACCTTATTATGGTGTTATATATGATATTTCCAACAATTTTTGCGATTACAAAAATAAGTATACTTAATCCAATTCTTATTCCCCAATCAATTGCAACATCTACATAATTTTCCACAAGTAATCCCTCCTATTAAAAAATATTTATAACATATTATAACATATAAGTAAAAAAACATTTTAACAAATAAAAAAAGAAGGCTAAAGCCTTCTTTTTTATCCTAAAGGAGTCTACCAGAACCCCAGGAGGTGCTTATGAACTTTCAGTTTTGGAAGAAATATAGCTCATGGGAGGAAAACGGTTATGTTACAGTGTAAACTGAATCATATCTCATTTTCATTTTTATTTTACCACATAATAAAATAAAATCAATCCAACATTCTCAATGATTTACGGTGTTTTGTGATAAATAAGGTTGAATATAATAAAAAATTCTCTTTATTCTAAGAAATGGAATTTTATACAATAACTTTTGGGTTATATAAAATATCTTTGTTCTCCATCATTATACGGCCGTTTGCGACATAATAATTGATAGATAAGTCTTTTTTATCCAACAAAATAATATCCGCATCAAAATCTTTATGTATTTTCCCTTTGTTTTTGAGTTTTAAATTGTCTGCAGGATTACTCGTAGCAGTTTTTAAAGCCGTTGATAAATCAATATTTTCACTTTTAACCATATCTTTTATCTCTTCATATACAGACTTTACTTTCCCAACTTTTAAACCTATATTGTTTCCTTCTTTATCAAAAACAGGTAAACTCCCTTGTCCATCAGAAGTGATAGAAATATTATCTATTGGTACTTTGTTTTCAAGTAGATATTTAACTGCTTTAGAACATTTTTTTTCTCCAGCATCTATTATTTCTTTTGTCGAAGATGCTGTGATGTCTATCAACCCCCCTAAAGAAGCAAACTCAATTGCTGAATCAAGAATTTTTTCGTTTCTTGACATGTGAGTGGGAATAAATTGTTTTATAGGAATATCGGTTCTTTTAATTACTTCTAAAATTGGCTTTAAAAGGTCTTTCCCCCCTCCAACATGGACGTTTACTTTTCCAGATTTACCAGATAACATACCTGCTACTCTGGCTTTTGTTGCAAGAATTTTAAGTTCATAAAAACTTGGATATGAAGATCTGTGGTCAGAAATTGCAAGCTCTCCAACTCCAATGATTTCCTCGATAAACATAATGTCTTTCTCGATAGAATCAGTTAGCGTTATAGTT containing:
- a CDS encoding DUF3147 family protein gives rise to the protein MRYFIKIVISALLIFAISEASKRFTAFGALIASLPLTSIIAIIWLYNDTHDISKIANLSWNIFWFVIPSLLFFILLPIFLTKFNLNFFLSMVLSSSATIVFYFIFARLLSKFNIQI
- a CDS encoding calcium/sodium antiporter, whose product is MILSLVFITIGLVLLAKGADYLIEGAVGLSKRVGVSELFTGLTLVAFGTSAPELFVGVSATIQGSGIAMGNVLGSNVSNVALILGLAILIKPAPINKSTISYEIPFLILISTVITAMLFENPAITIWDGIILLTFMVIFIAYLYTMAKSDKKIREQILSEIDEVEETDHMSWGKIAFLSLLGIGMLAGGGELTVRYSIEFARILGMSEALISVTIVAFGTSLPELVTAITASRKNTNDILVGNIIGSNVFNILTILGISSLFGTISPDRSLSFDAIFGVIIVVGLLIGILLNKKRNAGRLLGAILVSSYIFYIGYNIFLG
- a CDS encoding YbaN family protein, whose protein sequence is MKYLMIAIGFISVGLGAIGVFLPILPTTPFLLLAAWLFLRSSDHFYYWLMNHRVFGKYVKDYIEEKGIRKGIKIWALSLLWTSIIFSSFFIPLWVGRIMLYIIASIVTIHILKLKTL
- the trhA gene encoding PAQR family membrane homeostasis protein TrhA produces the protein MADKENIEKYTKNEEIANTIIHGIGILLAIASLVLMVVFAALKGTAWHVVGATVFGISLIIMYTFSTLYHGVKNRRAKDILEICDHSAIYFLIAGTYTPFTLVTLRGTMGWTLFGITWGLAIVGVIFKIFFVKKFMFISTLIYIGMGWLVVIGWNQLVENLPFWGIFWLVLGGILYTFGTIFYVWRKMKYHHALWHVFVLAGSISHVFSVLFYVIPIFK
- a CDS encoding GNAT family N-acetyltransferase yields the protein MNLVENKKVKLICLDFKEWKMLLKSPEKLEIKYNLSQSRNQESKIIQEVMLDILDKINMGLMNYKDHTTCAIVYNPENRIVGTISLKGKMNQKIFSDYYEIGYGINKNYWNLGIMTNAINLFLKIIRENLNITKLIAETDIENIGSQKVLRKNDFKKVQAKRNSLFFILEK
- a CDS encoding rubrerythrin family protein, with amino-acid sequence MNITQKNLVKAFLFSSKNQNLYDYFSSQAKKEGLITVQKLFEEFALYERSHAKNFLRLIESKEISVDFDYDHIPINSTVENIESLINEIEKIEYLYDDFIEVANKENQNKASAKFLAIKKSHEYKLTQLKKILSQIEENKMFKNKEKIFWKCLKCGYIIEGETPPELCPACGHPKGYFEKIFL
- a CDS encoding class I SAM-dependent methyltransferase codes for the protein MKCPLCDSKNDKFLNHKNRSFYHCDNCDGIYVDKEDYLDVEEEKQRYSTHNNTIENKGYVKMFQRFLDDTVRKFSDDINTVLDYGCGPGPVLAELLKKDGFEVDYYDPVFYPEIDESKKYDLVTCTEVFEHFHNPKENIKKILKKIKKGGYLAVMTYFHDGKDVFKNWFYKDDPTHVFFYNTNTFKYIADEFNLEILFNNSTKHVLLKKPD
- a CDS encoding DUF58 domain-containing protein; its protein translation is MTKNNNTLLALTAFSIALNIIVFNYFSIALFIFSIFLWWDYSKKYKAIKNLKIEIIPEYKSAFKKEGFYLAVKIKNVEKTKINVKISPASKVMSVTPKKVDLELEPEEEKEYRFRMYFNTSGEHHYGNTFITLLNNYFLYEINREVENNQSIKILHDYSKVEFDKEEIKRLLPERKSKYNILEDTTYIDKIDEYNGEPMNRIHWKATAKMDKLMVKKFNYTSTGKIYMFTDLNISKKSPINNLIWKDLRNIYENYAIKASLGLIKLFCERKESLNVTINAKKIKKLKGNNLEMYFNEFSDVQGEMSSENDLDSLMLEEIPYMTVEDTVIIISQFLDENSLPEIIKVKSSSAKVIVFLIPQGFKEVWESDADVYTTFRKEMKDLEKSARILEENNIIVRLVSFNDTLIEVFQSV
- a CDS encoding AAA family ATPase — encoded protein: MESSKLTKKIIENVSKVIKGKNEKIEMITAVFLAEGHILLEDLPGTGKTMLSRAFAKTLNLDFKRIQFTPDLMPSDLTGLNIYNREKNDFELKKGPVFTDILLGDEINRATPRTQSALLEALAENQVSIDGTTHRLSDDFFIISTQNPIEYEGTFPLPEAQMDRFMVRMSIGYPETSEEINMLNSQQKSHPINSISSVANDEEIDKSKDEIKDITVSEEVKNYIIRVINKTRNHKDIRVGASPRGSLALMKLSKSFAAIKNRDFVIPDDIKEIAEYVLSHRIILNPEAKIKGVEQIEVIRRIIDEVQVVV
- a CDS encoding mechanosensitive ion channel family protein — translated: MENYVDVAIDWGIRIGLSILIFVIAKIVGNIIYNTIIRLSEKTKKIKFQYKKTMKTLINLAMYIIAAFIIISVLFKNLGPMVAGLGVSGIVIGLAVKEPLGNLIDGILIMMNKLVVEGEAVEINNYSGSIIEINLNHLKLKTWDGQMIDIPNTVVWNSSIIHYWPEDIRRNEISVGISYDDDIPKAMELLNEIINNFEMKYIDDDHQPAVLFQKYGSSSIDFIVRYWVKRPDFFSSKNELAKIIKKEFDEKGLTIPFTQIDLHMMNQ
- the iadA gene encoding beta-aspartyl-peptidase, whose amino-acid sequence is MILIKNIQVYSPKFLGKKDILIAGNKFIAIDEDINIDYDTKIIDGRNLIAIPGLIDSHVHITGGGGEGGFNTRTPELNEIDMIKGGITTVIGTLGTDGISRTMEDLIAKAKSVKDNGFSCWVYTGNYHVPTITLTDSIEKDIMFIEEIIGVGELAISDHRSSYPSFYELKILATKARVAGMLSGKSGKVNVHVGGGKDLLKPILEVIKRTDIPIKQFIPTHMSRNEKILDSAIEFASLGGLIDITASSTKEIIDAGEKKCSKAVKYLLENKVPIDNISITSDGQGSLPVFDKEGNNIGLKVGKVKSVYEEIKDMVKSENIDLSTALKTATSNPADNLKLKNKGKIHKDFDADIILLDKKDLSINYYVANGRIMMENKDILYNPKVIV